In the genome of Telluria beijingensis, one region contains:
- the wecC gene encoding UDP-N-acetyl-D-mannosamine dehydrogenase, producing MSSTFDTISMIGLGYIGLPTAAMFASRKKNVIGVDINQDAVDTINSGQTHIVEPDLDMIVAAAVNQGYLKASTTVQPADAFLIAVPTPFRGDHEPDVTYVEAAARSIAPVLKKGDLVILESTSPVGTTERLATLLAEERPDLKIPLGPDDEADINLAYCPERVLPGKVIHELVSNDRIIGGITKACSERAIALYQTFVQGECIETNSRTAEMCKLTENSFRDVNIAFANELSVICGKLGIDVWELIALANRHPRVNVLRPGPGVGGHCIAVDPWFIVHSAPEQAKLIRAAREVNDYKPHWVLEKVKEEVAAYLAANPERKESDVTIACFGLAFKPDIDDLRESPALDIAAEIAKTHSSRVIVVEPNISALPASLDKGELRTPQDALARSQIVVMLVNHKPFLALKESLFADKVVIDTCGYLSATGR from the coding sequence ATGAGCAGCACCTTTGATACCATCTCGATGATCGGTCTGGGTTACATCGGTCTCCCTACCGCTGCGATGTTTGCGTCGCGCAAGAAGAACGTCATCGGCGTCGACATCAACCAGGATGCGGTCGACACCATCAATAGCGGCCAGACCCATATCGTCGAGCCCGACCTCGACATGATCGTCGCCGCCGCCGTCAACCAGGGCTACCTGAAGGCCTCGACCACCGTGCAGCCGGCCGACGCCTTCCTGATCGCGGTGCCGACGCCGTTCCGCGGCGACCACGAACCCGACGTGACCTACGTCGAGGCGGCGGCGCGCTCGATCGCGCCGGTGCTCAAGAAGGGCGACCTGGTGATCCTCGAATCGACCTCGCCGGTGGGCACCACCGAGCGCCTGGCCACCTTGCTGGCCGAAGAGCGCCCGGACCTCAAGATCCCGCTCGGCCCGGACGACGAAGCCGACATCAATCTCGCCTACTGCCCCGAGCGCGTGTTGCCGGGCAAGGTGATCCACGAACTGGTGTCGAACGACCGCATCATCGGCGGCATCACCAAGGCCTGCTCCGAGCGCGCCATCGCGCTGTACCAGACCTTCGTGCAGGGCGAGTGCATCGAGACCAATTCGCGCACCGCCGAGATGTGCAAGCTCACCGAGAATTCCTTCCGCGACGTGAACATCGCCTTCGCCAACGAGCTGTCGGTCATCTGCGGTAAACTCGGCATCGACGTGTGGGAACTGATCGCGCTGGCCAACCGCCACCCGCGCGTCAACGTGCTGCGTCCGGGACCGGGCGTGGGCGGTCACTGCATCGCGGTCGACCCGTGGTTCATCGTGCACAGCGCACCGGAACAAGCGAAGCTGATCCGGGCGGCGCGCGAAGTCAACGACTACAAGCCGCACTGGGTGCTCGAGAAGGTGAAAGAAGAAGTGGCGGCCTACCTCGCCGCCAACCCCGAGCGCAAGGAATCGGACGTGACGATCGCCTGCTTCGGCCTGGCCTTCAAGCCCGATATCGACGACCTGCGCGAAAGCCCGGCGCTCGACATCGCCGCCGAGATCGCGAAGACGCACAGCAGCCGCGTGATCGTGGTCGAGCCGAACATCTCGGCGCTGCCGGCCAGCCTCGACAAGGGCGAGCTGCGCACGCCGCAGGATGCGCTGGCGCGCTCGCAGATCGTGGTCATGCTGGTCAACCACAAGCCGTTCCTGGCGCTCAAGGAGTCGCTGTTCGCCGACAAGGTGGTGATCGACACCTGCGGCTATCTCAGCGCCACCGGCCGCTAA
- a CDS encoding TIGR04063 family PEP-CTERM/XrtA system glycosyltransferase produces MRVLHVLDHSIPMHSGYTFRTRSILREQRALGWETFHVTGSKHDSGDLREETVDGLHFYRTAYSASPLAKLPVLNQLQVIDGLERRLAEIIPLVKPDVLHAHSPALNAIAALRAGRKFGIPVVYEVRAFWEDAAVDHGTSTEGGLRYRLTRALETHALKRADAVTTICEGLRRDIVARGIPADKITVIPNAVDIDKFAVGGVADQDLKGKLGLQGARLIGFIGSFYAYEGLDILLRAVPALTAERPDLRVLLVGGGPEDARLRQMAKDLGIADKVVFTGRVPHEQVPMYYDLLDVLVYPRLSMRLTDLVTPLKPLEAMAQGRVLAASDVGGHQELIVDGKTGVLFKADDPQALADKVGALADAQAEWPALRAAGRQFVESERNWKASVDRYKSIYGRLTGAAA; encoded by the coding sequence ATGCGGGTTCTCCACGTCCTGGATCATTCGATCCCGATGCACAGCGGCTATACCTTCCGCACCCGATCGATCCTGCGCGAACAGCGCGCGCTGGGCTGGGAGACCTTCCATGTGACGGGCTCCAAGCACGACTCGGGCGACCTGCGCGAGGAAACGGTGGATGGCCTGCACTTCTACCGCACCGCGTATTCCGCCAGCCCGCTGGCGAAACTACCGGTGCTGAACCAGCTGCAGGTGATCGATGGCCTCGAGCGCCGCCTGGCCGAGATCATCCCGCTGGTCAAGCCCGACGTGCTGCACGCGCATTCGCCCGCGCTGAACGCGATCGCGGCCCTGCGCGCCGGCAGGAAGTTCGGCATTCCCGTGGTCTACGAAGTGCGCGCCTTCTGGGAAGACGCCGCAGTCGACCACGGCACCTCGACCGAGGGCGGCCTGCGCTACCGCCTGACGCGCGCGCTGGAAACCCATGCGCTCAAGCGCGCCGACGCCGTCACCACCATCTGCGAAGGCCTGCGCCGCGACATCGTGGCGCGCGGCATCCCGGCCGACAAGATCACGGTGATCCCGAACGCGGTCGACATCGACAAGTTCGCCGTCGGCGGCGTGGCCGACCAGGACCTCAAGGGCAAATTGGGCCTGCAGGGCGCGCGCCTGATCGGCTTCATCGGCTCGTTCTATGCCTACGAGGGGCTGGACATCCTGCTGCGCGCGGTGCCCGCCTTGACGGCCGAACGGCCCGACCTGCGTGTGCTGCTGGTCGGCGGCGGCCCGGAAGACGCGCGCCTGCGCCAGATGGCCAAGGACCTGGGCATCGCCGACAAGGTGGTGTTCACGGGACGGGTGCCGCACGAACAGGTGCCGATGTACTACGACCTGCTCGACGTGCTGGTCTATCCGCGCCTGTCGATGCGCCTGACCGACCTGGTCACGCCGCTCAAGCCGCTCGAGGCGATGGCCCAGGGCCGGGTGCTGGCCGCGTCCGACGTCGGCGGCCACCAGGAACTGATCGTCGACGGCAAGACCGGCGTGCTGTTCAAGGCCGACGACCCGCAGGCGCTGGCCGACAAGGTCGGCGCCCTGGCCGACGCCCAGGCCGAGTGGCCGGCGCTGCGCGCGGCCGGCCGCCAGTTCGTGGAAAGCGAACGTAACTGGAAAGCCAGCGTCGACCGCTATAAAAGCATCTACGGTCGCCTGACCGGCGCCGCGGCCTGA